TAGTATTAAATCTTGAATAACtaaattatgaaaagaaaataaactattcAACCAATACCCACCAAtcatgttgacaaaaataaaaaacaaaacacaactgaacaaatatgtaatcgatatatataaactacatGAAGAGATAAGGACGGTATTTGTGAAGTCTTATGAAGTCCTTAAAACAGTTACATATGGATCAGATTCTCTATATAGTCTATAAAGGTATAAATCCCTGAACCCGTACGAGATCCAAACCCTTGGATTCTAGCTTTTATGAATGTATGCCTCTCCACATTGTAGATCAAAACGTATAAAGGATCTGATGGAATAAATGAAGACAAGACAATTTCACCATTACGAGTCATCCCAACAAAGTGAAACATGGCCTCTGCTGCAGCTAAATTCTTCCAGATAGGAGGCAGTATGTAGATATGCTTCGACCATCTCCCTTCTTCGGCATCATCTAAAACCCACAGCTCAATACTTTCAGTTTTTTCAGTGAATAGGAACGTAACAAACACACCTAATTTAGCCTTGTAATTAATCAGCTTCGTACACCATAGCTTCTCTATAGGTGGTGGAGTAATAAACTCAAACTTCTCAGAGCTCAAGACAAAGCAAACTATCAGGCAATCTCGATGCCTATTTCTCTCGTGAGCTATATAATACAAAACCCCACTTATGCAAATCCCAACATCCCACCAAGGATCATAAGGTCGGGAACATGTAATCTTTCTCCACGAAAGTTTACCCGTACCTAATGTTAGAACCCTAGCGTATCGAAAAACGGGGCTTTTATAAACGTTCACGCACAATACCTTGTATTGTTTTCCGACTggatcaaacccaaaaaaggTAGTCATTTCAGCATGTATCCATGTTGGATTGGGTAAGGTTTTGTACTCTCCTgtgctagggttacatatcacGAAACCCCTCTTTCTATTACATATCAGCCCCCAGACAGGTGGACAAATGCCACGGGAACCACAGTCTCTAGTGGGGAAACACATGTGATATTCGGCTGTTAAAAGACACGAGTAATTCTGGTCAAGACTTTGAGGCTGTGGTGCCGAGAAGAAGACCCACGTACCGTTGAGATGGAAGGTGAACAAGAGACGAGGACTAGTCGAGGAGTTGGTGAGGCGATGTCTGAGAACTGAAGCCCATTGCTTCGACACGCAACGGCACCTCGCTAAGTCTTCCACAGACAATCTAGTGACTATCTCAATCAAGAGATCATTTGGGATGAGCGAGAAGAAAGATGGTGTATCACAATTTGGTCGGGATATGGTTAAACCCATTGAGATCAGATACACCACAGCGACTCTGGCTCTAAGCCTCTaactaaattgttttttttttcttttttttttgaatacaaTAGGCCAGAATAAGATTTgtggaagatttttttttaaaatgatttatgGAAGATTTGAGGTCCAAAGTAATCATAATATAATACCTATTGACTAGTGACTAACATAGATGATCATacacagtaaaacctctataactTAATAATGTTGTGACCataaaaaactattaatttatagagagaatttctaaatttggtaaaaaaattaaaaacaagatttaatcattataattaatattttttatagaatcaattataaggaaaataacaattatcatgctTTAAAGATAACACTGAAAGATTTTGTtgtagtaaaaatattaaaaatgaaatctaTTAAAagttaatgtgtatatatatacatatattttgacaattttatataattattaatttatattattgatgagaccataaattaataaaagattttcaaaaaagttattatcttattatattatcaaattgtgtccaaaattacaaaaacccAACTTGGGACCAagaaaaattatcaatttatagAGATCATTAATTTacagagtattaatttatagaagttttactgtagtaagtaaattactaaatcaaaataaaattagagtgacaattattgtaaattaaatcCAAAATATTTGTCTAAAGCAAAActtattgattaattaaaatatattatataataagattattattTGATGGAAATAGAATTTCATGGCCTAGATTTAATATCTGGGTACCTATTAGAGGAATCTTGGAAAGCAAGATATGTATCTTGTGGACCAACTATTATCTATGGTCAAAATCTGTTTACGAAATGAACCCGTGAAGTCCAAACCGAGTAATGGTCTAGAAATCTATTGTTTGATAAATATTAAGAGGGGTGTAtttaacttgatattttaagtgatttaagtaaaattaaaaatcctatgttattcaataatgaattttcaaacttctattaaaatccaatattattgaactgatgatttaaaaatctattttaaaattcactgttattgaattgatgatttaaaaactaatttaaaatccaCAGTtcaaaatacagaaatccaaatctctagATTTTTTGtgggatttgaaatttttttacaataaatcatataaacttctctaaaatcatcacaatcatttaaaatcttatgaaaactcaaatcaattaggggtgtattgaatttgatattttagaagatttggtgggattttgatatttagaattttgagtaaaaattttagatgatttgattattaaatttgaaattgtagggatttggtgagattagaatttggaattttgggagatttggttattgaattttagttgattttagGATACTTGGAGTTCAACGTCGTGACTTGTATAATGTGTTATGAAAAAGCTATGTGAAAAAGCTTTCTCTCTTGTTTCAAGCATATGATCAACCTATATATCTAATCCAAAAGCTGGCACCGTTGTGACTTGTGAAGATACAATTAGCATCATTTAAACACAACTTCTCTAATACTATTACACCCAACATTACCCAACACCTCgacaataaaaaagataaatcaaattGTGAGAACATACAAAGTGGTGTGAAGTTGAATGAGATGATCAAATTTTTAGCAAAACTTCTTGGAGCCAGAAGGCAGTGGCGTTTTAGCATGTTCTCATTCAAGGTGATCTGAAGGTTTTGACAGTCGTTGGCGGAAGCTCCACTGCGGAGGTGGCCAAGAcatatgattttgataaaatagcGGGGGAGGGCAAGTCGTATAGCTTTGATTAGATGGTGAATGTTTAGGTTGATAGAAAATTGTTGCCACTGACCTCAAGATAGCGGTGGAGGCTCTGTAATTCAGATTGAACGGTGGTTACTCCCACAACCACGAGAGGCGGCGTGTCGGAGTGGAATTTGAGAGTAAAGAGTgagagaaagtgagaaagagagagagttgcaGAGATggatgtatttttttatataaaaagtcaATATTGGCATCAGACTCTTTTTATAGATGAGATTTATAAATCATTTATTGAATAACCAGtgattttaaatagtttttataaattttcaataatataggatttcagatgattttttaaaatcatcaattaaaaTATCCCCTTAGAATATTTACTTattctaaaatatcaaatttaatacATCCCTTTTGAATATTTACTTACTCATGTTTATCTAGAAATCTCCTATTCTAATAAGGTTAAACATAAGTTAGAAATGTCCTATTCTAATAAGGTTAAACATAAGTTAGTATTTACccttatcccctatatattaaaagagaagcattttggagaaaaaactGACGTGTCGTCGCCAGAGAGTTCCGTACCCAATTTATTATTTGTCCTTACtattccataaaattacataaaactgccactgctatatatatatatttttgtcaactgCAACTGCTATTCAATTTGTTTAAATACACAATATTTTTCtcctataaattttaaaattggtaaatattattcaaaaattaataaatattatctcctacatattttcgaaattaaattaatttcactatgtattgtaatataataataggTAAATGTATTATCTcctacaccttttttttttaaatggtcatttttacctaaaataCCCATACAAATTATTAAACCTAAATTTAACAAGTTATAGGAAGTGAAATATAGGAAAATAAGTAGATATACAATAGTAtaggtaatatatttttttacaaactaaaaataaaaaatgtataagttatttttctatggataaaatttgatataaaacatttagaaaatgttttctGCTGTTCTAAAAAAACGGATTATGTGTTCTAACATTTTGTACATGTTATACTAATTTCAGGAATAGTTTTTATTCTAAATAGTTTAGTAGTCCGaaattctaaattttacaaAGTTCAGATTATGTATTTTACAGTTTACTCTATGTTctaaacttttaataaaatcCTTCTACGATTTAAGCTATGCTCTGAAAACCTTAGAATATGTTTTATTCCTTTTACTCTATCTCTAATAAAATTAGTAGATATCTACAACGAAAAAGTACCATGTATACACTGAAACTTTTAGAGACCACTGAAAATAGGAAGTGAATCTTtaataaaggaaacaaaatatttatctaGGAAGGCCAAGATCAGAAGAACGTCTGCAAAAGTCTAAAATTCTCAAGAAACTCATAGGGAACAACATGAATCTGGGTAAATATTTGGTGCTACTAACACATCATCTACCATCCTGCATAAATATGGTTTACTCAAGGTAAAATGAAGAGAAGTATTGTtcttaattttcgtttttttgttgtagACATGGACAAACCAAATTCACGGTTTGAATCCTATCGCAGGAAAAGAGAATGATATCTACAAGAATTTTTTCACTTAgatttagggggtgttattggatggaggtttttaatggatttgaattattagtggattttaaagttcCATGGTTTTCTAATGCATTAGACGAGGATTTGATGTCATTATAAGTGGATTTGAAAAACATAACTGATGGATTTGATAGTCATTACTAGtggactttttattttatttttgaaggtaaataaaaaaatattacttatcCATAAATTGTGTTGTAagtgaaaaccaaattaaaaatttacaaattctttAAATTATACATCATTAACTACCTCGTAAGCACTTTGAAGTTTCTTGAATGATTCACTTGCCAATGGACTCCCCATATTTTTGTCGGGATGAACCAGCATTGCCTAGAACATATAGCACACACTTCATTAACTTTAGAGAAATTGCATTAACCCACTCAGCATTGGTAATGAGGACAAACCTTCTTTCTCGTGAATCTTTTTCTCGGTTTCTTCTTGGACAGGAGGAACTGAAGGATACTCAAATTCCTCTGAATAGTCTTCTTCtataattgtttcttttggtttctttggttCTTCGTGTTGTGGTTTCTCACTTAAATTGTCACACCATTGAAGAAGACAATTTAATATATCATTGGACAAGAAAGCAAGATTTATTGAGAGGAAAAGACCAAGCCATCCAAGTCTGACTTTGACACAATACATCGCATATGAGGCCGCCATTAGTACCACCACACGGGCAtgatttaaggaaaataaatagtctgaatcaaacaaaatgcagTCTTTCCAATACACAAATGACAAACGAAGTAACCCTAATAGCTTCTCACATCCACAACACACCAACGGCCAGTGACGCTCCACAACCCCTCCCATCTTTTCCCCAAAGCATCGCACCGCAGAACAAGCATCCGAGCACATATTTTTCTGAGACTGCATCCATTTCCAACCTTGCTTAACCAACCCAATATCCTCCATCACCAAAAACCAACAACTTCAAAATCCCTAGCCAAGCTTGATTCAACTCACAAAGACAAAAGCAGAGACTACTAGGCGTGAGAACAGAACCAAAGAGACATATCTCATCGACGACTGTTCCCTTACCCTCAATAGACTAATGATGATCAATACCTCCCATCCATGTATAATCCCATACCGTCCATGAACTGAGGATGGCAAGTTCAACTGACGGTGACGACGATGACGAcggtgatgacgatgatgacgacgatgacAATGGTGATGAGGACGACGATAACTGACGATGATGACgacgaagacgatgatgacGACAATGACGAAATCACCAGATGTTATCGATCGGAAGAGATATTTATGAGAAGTGTGAGAGATATGAAATACTTAAAAATTGTCAAGGATTGTGTGTGTTCATGTTTTGGAtgtaaaatacattaaaatctAAAGTGAAACAAAATCCATTGGAAATAGAATAACAGCGATTTTACAAGTGATTTAAAATCATctaacaaatattaaatcaaaagtaattgaataacactggattccaaaatacatcaaattcttttaaaatccattattcTATAACACCCCCTTAGTGTATTTGCAGTAGCGAAAAAtaattaggtaaaaaaaaatataaaacacgCATAGTTCTCTCATACATGATTATCGAGGAAGCCTCTACCACCAAGCTTTCCGACGCCGGCGAGGCCTTTGCTCGTCGGCGTTGGGATCCATCTGTACTCTCAACTGCTCAGAAAATCTTTGTTCTtcttagtttatttgttttcaaatcttttccccaatttttccctttttttaaaccttttcaAACCCTAATAATCCTTACCTCCGATCCAAATCAAGACCACCGTATATCCCCGCTGATCTATCACTCACCGAAGAGACCCTCTTCGCAATTTTTGGGAAGCCTCCTCGCTCATCTCTTTCTATGGCAATCTCTTATGAAACTAGGATTTTCCCTAGTGGACCTAGCTTTCACCGTCAAATCAAACCGAGGCCACCGGCTGCTTCCACCGATCTCTCACTCACCGGAGCTGCTCCGTGCTATGCATGCCTCTCCACCAACTTCGGACAGCCGTCACAGTTTCTTCCCATCTCGGCAATCGGTTTGCAACTAGGATTCTCCCCAGTGGACCTAGCTACCATTGACGACTCTTGCCACGGCCACTGCTTACTCCCGCCGATTAATCACTCATCAGAGAACCCACCTGCACCGCAGATCTCTTTGCAAGTCACAGGCGGCCGACAATCGCACCATCCACCGCGGCTTTCTCTTTGGAACCTAGGGTTTTTCCTAGTGGACCTAGGCCCCAATTTAGGCCCATTAGCGTAACAACGATCCATATCCAACTATCCTTCTCAGGTTGGTGCATATAGCAAGCCCAAGTCCATTTTTTCACTGTCCGTGAGTTATCATTGCCGTGTTCGTGTTACTCCGCTCAATGGTCGAAGACTCCATTGGAGAATGGTAAATCAGTGAGGCTTTGGTTATTCATATCTCTTAATTGGAACCTGGCTTTAGCTAATTAGTGGAAGTTGAGTTGTGgttttaaaagtatacaaataTATGGTCTTTATTTCCTGAACTGTTCTAGCGATAATGGTACCCTTGATCTTGAACGCCTTCTGTTCAACAACGGCTACCAGTTAAGCTGCTCATCTGATGTCTTCAAGCATCGTCACTCAACCACCTCCATCACAAGGATCCCATCCCAGACAATACCTATTGCGATTTCTCGAAGGGATCCGACCTTTATGCTTTGGGTTT
The sequence above is drawn from the Camelina sativa cultivar DH55 chromosome 4, Cs, whole genome shotgun sequence genome and encodes:
- the LOC104783954 gene encoding putative F-box protein At2g19630, translated to MGLTISRPNCDTPSFFSLIPNDLLIEIVTRLSVEDLARCRCVSKQWASVLRHRLTNSSTSPRLLFTFHLNGTWVFFSAPQPQSLDQNYSCLLTAEYHMCFPTRDCGSRGICPPVWGLICNRKRGFVICNPSTGEYKTLPNPTWIHAEMTTFFGFDPVGKQYKVLCVNVYKSPVFRYARVLTLGTGKLSWRKITCSRPYDPWWDVGICISGVLYYIAHERNRHRDCLIVCFVLSSEKFEFITPPPIEKLWCTKLINYKAKLGVFVTFLFTEKTESIELWVLDDAEEGRWSKHIYILPPIWKNLAAAEAMFHFVGMTRNGEIVLSSFIPSDPLYVLIYNVERHTFIKARIQGFGSRTGSGIYTFIDYIENLIHM